A single window of Fundulus heteroclitus isolate FHET01 unplaced genomic scaffold, MU-UCD_Fhet_4.1 scaffold_41, whole genome shotgun sequence DNA harbors:
- the eno3 gene encoding beta-enolase: MSITKIHAREILDSRGNPTVEVDLWTAKGLFRAAVPSGASTGVHEALELRDGDKSRYLGKGTQKAVDHVNKEIAPKLIEKKISVVEQEKIDKFMLELDGTENKSKFGANAILGVSLAVCKAGAAEKGVPLYRHIADLAGHKDVILPVPAFNVINGGSHAGNKLAMQEFMILPVGASNFHEAMRIGAEVYHNLKNVIKAKYGKDATNVGDEGGFAPNILENNEALELLKTAIEKAGYPDKIIIGMDVAASEFYRNGKYDLDFKSPDDPSRHISGEKLGDLYRSFIKGYPVQSIEDPFDQDDWEQWAKFTSSVDIQIVGDDLTVTNPKRIQQAVEKKACNCLLLKVNQIGSVTESIQACKLAQSSGWGVMVSHRSGETEDTFISDLVVGLCTGQIKTGAPCRSERLAKYNQLMRIEEELGDKAKFAGKDFRHPKIN, encoded by the exons ATGTCCATCACCAAGATTCACGCTCGTGAGATTCTGGACTCCAGAGGAAACCCCACCGTGGAGGTGGACCTGTGGACGGCCAAAG GTCTTTTCAGGGCTGCTGTCCCCAGCGGTGCGTCCACCGGAGTCCACGAGGCCCTGGAGCTCCGTGATGGAGACAAGAGCCGTTACCTGGGCAAAG GTACCCAGAAGGCTGTGGACCACGTCAACAAGGAGATCGCCCCCAAGCTGATTGAGAAG AAAATCAGCGTTGTTGAGCAGGAAAAGATTGACAAGTTCATGCTGGAGTTGGATGGCACAGAGAACAAAT CTAAGTTTGGAGCTAATGCCATCCTGGGCGTGTCCCTGGCTGTCTGTAAGGCGGGAGCCGCAGAGAAGGGAGTCCCACTCTACCGCCACATCGCCGACCTCGCAGGACACAAGGACGTCATTCTTCCCGTACCT GCCTTTAACGTGATCAACGGTGGGAGTCACGCTGGAAACAAACTGGCCATGCAGGAGTTCATGATTCTGCCTGTTGGAGCTTCAAACTTCCATGAGGCCATGAGGATCGGAGCAGAG GTCTACCACAACCTGAAGAACGTCATCAAGGCCAAATACGGCAAAGATGCCACCAACGTGGGAGATGAAGGAGGCTTCGCCCCAAACATCCTGGAGAACAACGAGG CCCTGGAGCTGCTGAAAACAGCCATCGAGAAGGCCGGCTACCCAGATAAGATCATCATCGGCATGGATGTGGCTGCCTCTGAGTTCTACCGCAACGGCAAGTACGACCTGGACTTCAAGTCCCCCGACGACCCGTCCAGACACATCAGTGGAGAGAAGCTGGGAGACCTGTACCGCAGCTTCATCAAGGGCTACCCAG TCCAGTCCATCGAGGATCCCTTTGACCAGGATGACTGGGAACAGTGGGCTAAGTTCACCTCTTCTGTAGACATCCAG ATTGTAGGAGACGACCTGACAGTGACCAATCCTAAGAGGATCCAACAGGCAGTGGAGAAGAAGGCCTGCAATTGTCTTCTGCTCAAAGTCAACCAGATCGGCTCTGTCACCGAGTCCATCCAGGC GTGTAAGCTGGCTCAGAGCAGTGGTTGGGGTGTGATGGTCAGCCACCGTTCTGGAGAGACTGAGGACACCTTCATCTCTGACCTGGTGGTTGGACTGTGCACTGGACAG ATTAAGACCGGCGCCCCCTGCAGGTCAGAGCGTCTGGCCAAATACAACCAGCTGATGAG GATCGAGGAGGAGCTGGGAGACAAGGCCAAGTTCGCCGGCAAAGACTTCCGCCACCCAAAGATCAACTGA
- the si:ch73-265d7.2 gene encoding C-type natriuretic peptide 2 codes for MAASSFVPVLLLLLLSVTVETRPSPPDDDKQVLRSLFGSRLTSLIQATPTPDDITEGSATTPTFPPPSGASAPSRRGNGGGPAARQEAVPRSLLDFLRRQAKTRRRSRKSMAGGGGCFGMKLDRIGSLSGLGC; via the exons ATGGCCGCCTCCTCCTTCGttcctgtcctcctcctcctcctcctctcagttACCGTGGAAACGAGGCCCTCACCTCCTGACGATGACAAGCAG GTGCTACGTTCTCTTTTTGGCTCCCGCCTCACCTCGCTCATTCAGGCCACGCCCACCCCTGATGACATCACCGAGGGCTCCGCTACCACGCCAACATTCCCGCCTCCATCCGGGGCGTCGGCCCCGAGTCGCCGTGGGAACGGCGGCGGCCCGGCGGCCCGGCAGGAGGCGGTCCCTCGCTCCCTCCTGGACTTCCTGCGGCGGCAGGCGAAGACGAGGAGGCGGAGCCGCAAGTCCATggcgggaggaggaggatgctTCGGGATGAAGCTGGACCGCATCGGCTCCCTCAGCGGGCTGGGCTGTTAG
- the zgc:85858 gene encoding stress-associated endoplasmic reticulum protein 1 yields MSAVQRMKVANERHSKTITQRGHVQKTSRPVNEDKSPVGPWLLALFVFVVCGSAIFQIIQSIRHGM; encoded by the exons ATGTCTGCGGTCCAGCGGATGAAGGTGGCCAACGAGCGGCACAGCAAGACGATCACCCAGCGGGGACACGTCCAGAAGACATCG CGGCCAGTCAACGAGGACAAGTCCCCGGTGGGCCCCTGGCTGCTGGCCCTCTTCGTCTTCGTGGTTTGTGGATCAG CCATCTTCCAGATCATCCAGAGCATCCGCCACGGCATGTGA